CTGTAACCGGGCCGAATTACATACCTTTAATTTCAGGTTCTTCTCCAGATTAGTTGATATGAGCAAAAGCATTTTTAACAACTAAAGAAAAATATTCAAGATCATGATACCCGTAAGCCTTTCGTTTGATGACCTTGATCTTATTGATGATTCCTTCCATC
This sequence is a window from Acidobacteriota bacterium. Protein-coding genes within it:
- a CDS encoding transposase; the protein is MEGIINKIKVIKRKAYGYHDLEYFSLVVKNAFAHIN